One window of the Oscillospiraceae bacterium genome contains the following:
- a CDS encoding 8-oxo-dGTP diphosphatase, with the protein MPKVELTTMIMIQNPETGEVLVQDRVKSWKGWAFPGGHLEDGESAVDCAKREVKEETGLTVENLKSCGIIHWSNNQTFDRYLVFLFKTTNYNGELVDCDEGKNFWVSLEELKTRPSSNDTPKYLPMFLEDRYAEAFGSWNDTDPWELIYR; encoded by the coding sequence ATGCCGAAAGTTGAACTCACCACCATGATCATGATTCAAAATCCCGAAACCGGCGAGGTCTTAGTTCAAGATCGCGTCAAGAGTTGGAAAGGATGGGCTTTTCCCGGGGGTCATCTCGAAGACGGCGAGAGCGCCGTCGACTGCGCCAAACGCGAAGTCAAAGAGGAGACCGGACTCACCGTTGAGAACCTCAAATCCTGCGGCATCATCCATTGGTCGAACAATCAGACCTTCGACCGCTATCTGGTTTTTTTATTCAAAACCACGAATTACAACGGCGAATTGGTTGACTGCGACGAGGGCAAAAACTTCTGGGTTTCGCTTGAAGAACTGAAAACCCGACCCTCTTCCAATGATACGCCCAAATACCTGCCCATGTTTCTGGAAGACCGCTACGCCGAGGCTTTCGGCTCTTGGAACGACACCGACCCTTGGGAATTGATTTATCGGTAA
- a CDS encoding uroporphyrinogen decarboxylase family protein, whose product MKLTSRERIMRIFRNEEIDKPALKLWGFEPNLKLLNPAYRPVIETAAEKTDWFVNAVSSMNIYCGKYAGQLIEREYYETDQPIWRDLHTTFHTPKGDLHGVQRFSTVGEPSYMMEYMIKEPEDLDKLLSMPYEEDDYDAAPFYEKKAMVGERGVVMTYLDHAGYALQRITGSENLAYFSVDCREKVDEVIGVFGKRVLSYAKKILAAGVIEPFMWVGPELFTPPLLSPKDFDDFVFKYDKTVCDAIHNAGANVWVHCHGKVAELVGRYIEMGVDILNPLEPPKNGDINLKKIVEQYGNRIGWEGNIEIQDILQAQPKHLKTLIDECVEAGNRSGRFVLCPSAGFMEYPRPSKEYIDNLLLYLNYGFERVEACRRG is encoded by the coding sequence ATGAAACTGACTTCACGCGAACGCATCATGCGCATCTTTCGAAATGAGGAAATCGACAAGCCCGCCCTGAAACTCTGGGGCTTTGAACCGAATTTGAAGCTGCTGAATCCGGCTTACCGGCCCGTGATCGAAACGGCGGCTGAAAAGACCGACTGGTTTGTCAACGCGGTGAGTTCGATGAATATCTATTGCGGGAAATACGCCGGTCAGCTGATCGAGCGGGAATATTACGAGACCGACCAACCGATCTGGCGTGACCTTCATACCACGTTTCATACGCCGAAGGGCGATCTGCACGGTGTTCAACGGTTTTCGACGGTCGGAGAACCGTCGTACATGATGGAGTACATGATTAAAGAGCCGGAGGATTTGGACAAGCTGCTGTCGATGCCGTATGAAGAGGACGATTACGATGCGGCGCCGTTTTATGAAAAGAAGGCGATGGTGGGCGAACGCGGCGTCGTGATGACCTATCTGGATCACGCCGGCTATGCCCTGCAGCGCATCACGGGTTCGGAAAATCTAGCTTATTTCAGCGTCGACTGCCGCGAAAAGGTCGATGAGGTGATCGGCGTTTTCGGGAAAAGGGTGTTGAGTTATGCCAAGAAAATACTCGCGGCAGGGGTGATTGAGCCGTTTATGTGGGTCGGGCCGGAGTTGTTCACACCGCCGCTGCTGTCGCCGAAGGACTTTGACGATTTTGTATTCAAGTATGACAAAACCGTCTGCGACGCGATACATAACGCGGGCGCAAACGTCTGGGTGCACTGCCACGGCAAGGTGGCGGAACTCGTCGGGCGGTATATCGAAATGGGCGTGGATATCCTCAACCCGCTGGAGCCGCCGAAAAATGGCGACATCAATCTGAAAAAGATTGTTGAACAATATGGAAACCGAATCGGCTGGGAGGGGAATATTGAAATACAGGATATCCTTCAAGCCCAACCGAAACACCTGAAAACGCTGATCGATGAATGCGTCGAGGCGGGGAATCGGAGCGGCCGGTTCGTTCTTTGCCCGTCGGCGGGATTTATGGAATACCCGAGGCCGTCGAAAGAATATATCGACAATCTGCTGCTATATCTCAATTACGGGTTTGAGCGCGTCGAGGCGTGCAGGAGAGGATGA
- a CDS encoding spore coat protein — MMQLTQKETSLLKDLKDQEQVCVEKYAKYSSDAKDLQLKDLFSRISQNEQQHLDTVTQIMGGTVPQMQSGNGQQITLTFTPTYQSTPNTDQDKQNDSYICADALSTEKHVSSVYNTDLFEFRDTGIRDALNHIQKEEQQHGEQIYQYMAQNGLYGG, encoded by the coding sequence ATTATGCAATTGACCCAAAAGGAGACGTCCCTCCTCAAGGACCTGAAAGACCAGGAGCAAGTCTGCGTTGAAAAATACGCAAAATATTCATCTGACGCCAAGGACCTGCAGTTAAAGGATTTGTTTTCCCGGATCAGCCAAAACGAACAGCAGCATCTGGACACGGTCACGCAGATCATGGGCGGAACGGTGCCGCAAATGCAGAGCGGAAACGGACAGCAGATCACACTGACCTTCACGCCGACCTATCAAAGCACGCCGAACACCGATCAGGACAAACAAAACGACAGCTATATCTGCGCCGACGCGCTCTCGACCGAAAAGCACGTCTCGTCGGTCTACAACACCGACCTTTTTGAGTTCCGGGACACCGGCATCCGCGACGCCCTGAACCACATTCAAAAAGAGGAGCAGCAGCACGGTGAGCAGATCTATCAATATATGGCCCAAAACGGTTTATACGGCGGGTGA
- a CDS encoding arylsulfatase, with the protein MKKYNIILLMTDQHRFDCLGCAGNPAIETPNLDFLASQGTLFPHAYTPCPSCIPARACLMSGMNPWNTGVLGMGRGQGEMGGGFSQTLPGELTKAGYYTKGVGKMHFGPQRLLNGFHSIELDESARVQAPGFASDYKEWFDRNKTGDYTFMDHGVAFNSWVARPWHAPEFLHPSNWVINQSIAFLKKRDPSMPYFLKASFARPHSPYDAPPYYFEHYEKKELPKAWYGDWDRIHDVPQDAADVNAWQGRRTDEEIAQARAGYYGSVTHIDHQIGRLINFLQRSGQYEDTIILFTSDHGDMLGDHNLWRKTYAYEGSAHIPFLIRLPKELRENAPRICDVPVTLYDILPTVLGLVGLPIPEAVDGLDLSGLMRGETECSRKYLHGEHCTCYAERQETQYLTDGLWKYIWLPRVGEEQLFNLKNDPCENNDLASDAAYADELALWRGRMVEILSKRDCGLTDGDHLVCQAGCGPIISPHYQERLQNWGFDSEDWKQSMRLVY; encoded by the coding sequence GTGAAAAAGTATAACATCATTCTTTTGATGACCGACCAGCACCGATTTGACTGTTTGGGATGCGCGGGGAATCCTGCGATCGAGACCCCGAATCTGGATTTTCTGGCTTCGCAGGGGACATTGTTTCCCCATGCGTATACGCCCTGTCCGTCCTGCATTCCGGCGCGCGCCTGCCTGATGAGCGGTATGAATCCGTGGAATACCGGCGTATTGGGCATGGGCCGCGGTCAGGGTGAGATGGGCGGCGGATTTTCGCAGACGCTGCCGGGAGAACTGACCAAAGCGGGTTATTACACCAAGGGCGTCGGAAAGATGCATTTCGGGCCGCAGCGGCTTTTGAACGGGTTCCATTCGATTGAACTGGATGAATCCGCCCGCGTGCAGGCACCGGGGTTTGCGTCCGATTACAAAGAGTGGTTCGACCGCAATAAGACCGGGGATTATACATTTATGGACCATGGTGTCGCCTTTAACTCCTGGGTGGCCAGACCTTGGCATGCGCCGGAGTTTTTACATCCTTCCAACTGGGTGATCAACCAATCGATCGCGTTTTTGAAAAAGCGCGACCCTTCGATGCCCTATTTTCTGAAGGCGTCATTTGCCCGTCCGCATTCCCCGTACGATGCGCCGCCGTATTATTTCGAGCATTATGAGAAAAAGGAACTGCCGAAGGCGTGGTATGGCGATTGGGATCGGATTCACGATGTGCCGCAGGACGCCGCCGACGTCAATGCCTGGCAGGGCCGCCGCACCGATGAGGAGATCGCACAGGCCCGGGCGGGTTATTACGGCTCGGTGACGCACATCGATCACCAGATCGGGCGATTGATTAACTTTTTACAGCGCAGCGGGCAATATGAAGACACCATTATTTTATTCACCAGCGACCACGGCGACATGCTGGGCGACCACAACCTCTGGCGCAAGACCTATGCCTACGAGGGTTCCGCGCATATTCCGTTCTTGATCCGGCTGCCGAAAGAGCTTCGGGAAAACGCGCCGCGCATCTGCGACGTGCCGGTGACGCTTTATGATATTCTGCCCACGGTATTGGGGCTTGTCGGGCTTCCGATCCCCGAGGCGGTGGACGGGTTGGATTTGTCCGGCCTGATGCGGGGTGAAACGGAATGTTCGCGGAAATATCTGCATGGGGAACACTGCACCTGCTACGCCGAACGGCAGGAGACGCAGTATCTGACCGATGGGCTTTGGAAATATATCTGGCTGCCGCGTGTCGGTGAAGAACAATTGTTTAATCTGAAAAACGATCCGTGCGAGAACAACGACCTTGCTTCGGATGCGGCATATGCCGATGAACTGGCGCTGTGGCGCGGACGGATGGTTGAAATTTTATCAAAACGGGACTGCGGGCTGACCGACGGCGATCACCTTGTCTGTCAGGCGGGCTGCGGTCCGATCATCTCGCCCCATTATCAGGAGCGCCTTCAAAACTGGGGTTTTGATTCGGAGGACTGGAAACAGTCGATGCGGTTGGTCTATTGA
- a CDS encoding methyltransferase domain-containing protein, giving the protein MNYTDINSKTIDRWVEKGWEWGIPITHEQFVAAQNGDWQMVLTPTKPVPKDWYPDLSGKKVLGLASGGGQQMPIFAALGADCTVLDYSEKQIASELTVAAREGYHINAVRADMTKPLPFADESFDLIFHPVSNCYIEQVQPVWNECYRILKKGGILMAGLDNGFNYLFDESNEREIKYYLPFNPLKDPALMESLQKDDSGVQFSHTLEEQIRGQLKAGFTLRDLFEDYNSSGFLHDRSVPTFWATLVIKQ; this is encoded by the coding sequence ATGAACTATACCGATATCAATTCCAAAACCATCGACCGCTGGGTCGAAAAGGGCTGGGAATGGGGCATTCCGATCACCCACGAACAGTTCGTCGCCGCCCAAAACGGCGATTGGCAGATGGTTCTGACTCCGACAAAGCCCGTCCCGAAGGACTGGTACCCCGACCTCTCCGGCAAAAAGGTGCTCGGTCTCGCCTCGGGCGGCGGACAGCAGATGCCGATTTTCGCCGCACTTGGTGCCGACTGCACCGTGCTCGACTATTCCGAAAAACAAATCGCCAGCGAACTGACGGTCGCCGCACGCGAGGGCTATCATATCAACGCCGTCCGTGCCGACATGACAAAGCCCCTGCCGTTTGCCGACGAGAGCTTTGATCTGATTTTTCACCCGGTCTCGAACTGCTATATCGAGCAGGTACAACCGGTCTGGAACGAGTGTTACCGCATTCTCAAAAAAGGCGGAATCCTGATGGCGGGACTGGACAACGGCTTCAACTATCTGTTCGACGAGAGCAACGAACGGGAAATCAAATACTATCTGCCGTTCAACCCGCTCAAAGATCCGGCGCTGATGGAATCGCTTCAAAAAGACGACAGCGGCGTTCAGTTCTCGCACACGCTCGAAGAGCAGATTCGCGGGCAATTAAAAGCCGGCTTCACCCTGCGCGACCTGTTCGAGGATTATAACAGCTCCGGCTTTCTGCACGACCGCAGCGTCCCGACTTTCTGGGCCACCCTCGTGATCAAGCAATAA